In one window of Gemmatimonadota bacterium DNA:
- a CDS encoding response regulator — protein MVGAGWGGVVRILVADDDEQYRALIRRTLERAGHTVVAVADGLAVMGAIDAPGLELVVLDLIMPGKEGLETIMEVRRLRPDLRVIAISGGGRGRPGDYLKAARLLGAAQTLEKPFAVKDLLDAVELVGGAA, from the coding sequence ATGGTGGGCGCGGGATGGGGAGGGGTGGTGCGGATTCTGGTGGCGGACGACGATGAGCAGTACCGGGCGCTGATCCGGCGGACGCTGGAGCGCGCGGGGCATACGGTCGTCGCGGTGGCCGATGGGCTCGCCGTGATGGGCGCGATCGACGCGCCGGGGCTCGAGCTGGTCGTCCTCGACCTCATCATGCCGGGCAAGGAAGGGCTGGAGACGATCATGGAGGTCCGTCGCCTGCGGCCGGACCTGCGGGTGATCGCCATCTCCGGGGGCGGCCGCGGCCGCCCCGGCGACTACCTCAAGGCGGCCAGGCTCCTGGGTGCCGCCCAGACGCTCGAGAAGCCGTTTGCAGTGAAGGACCTGCTCGACGCGGTCGAACTGGTGGGCGGCGCGGCCTGA
- the msrP gene encoding protein-methionine-sulfoxide reductase catalytic subunit MsrP, with translation MAVPDPRLPPVGPAAFPSRRNRRSPRGVSSGTLRPGVPPVLIRRAPDLRAADVTDESLYQNRRGFLAGLAAAGVALTLGERRALAQGLAREGGAALRGDDDPLTPFETVTTYNNFYELGTGKDDPARNAGTLRLAPWKVRVEGEVAKPGDYDLEDLLRPHRAEERVYRHRCVEAWSMVVPWLGVPLKDVIARLEPTGRARFVEFTTLLDPVQLPGQKSRSFPWPYVEGLRLDEARHPLTLLATGLYGKSLLGQNGAPIRLVVPWKYGFKGGKSIVKIRFTTSQPANTWAVIAPDEYGFYANVNPAVDHPRWSQARERRLGEYFKRKTLPFNGYADQVAGLYAGMDLARDY, from the coding sequence ATGGCGGTGCCGGATCCCCGGCTTCCCCCTGTCGGCCCCGCGGCGTTTCCCTCCCGAAGGAACCGGCGGTCGCCCCGCGGCGTATCTTCAGGAACCCTCAGGCCTGGAGTCCCTCCCGTGCTCATTCGCCGTGCCCCCGACCTCCGGGCCGCCGACGTCACCGACGAATCCCTGTACCAGAACCGCCGCGGCTTCCTGGCCGGGCTCGCCGCGGCCGGGGTGGCCCTCACCCTCGGCGAGCGCCGGGCCCTGGCCCAGGGGCTGGCCCGCGAAGGCGGGGCGGCGCTCCGGGGTGATGACGATCCGCTGACCCCCTTCGAGACCGTCACCACCTACAACAACTTCTACGAACTGGGGACCGGCAAGGACGACCCGGCGCGGAATGCCGGCACCCTCCGCCTGGCCCCGTGGAAGGTGCGGGTGGAGGGCGAGGTGGCGAAGCCGGGCGACTACGACCTCGAGGACCTGCTCCGGCCCCACCGCGCGGAGGAGCGCGTCTATCGGCATCGCTGCGTCGAGGCCTGGAGCATGGTGGTCCCCTGGCTGGGGGTGCCGCTCAAGGACGTCATCGCCCGGCTCGAGCCGACGGGCCGGGCCCGGTTCGTGGAGTTCACCACCCTCCTCGACCCGGTGCAGCTCCCGGGGCAGAAGAGCCGGTCGTTCCCCTGGCCGTACGTCGAGGGGCTCCGGCTGGACGAGGCGCGGCACCCGCTCACGCTCCTGGCCACCGGCCTCTACGGCAAGTCGCTGCTGGGCCAGAACGGTGCTCCGATCCGCCTGGTGGTGCCGTGGAAATACGGGTTCAAGGGCGGCAAGTCCATCGTGAAGATCCGGTTCACCACCAGCCAGCCGGCCAATACGTGGGCCGTGATTGCGCCGGACGAATACGGCTTCTACGCCAACGTGAATCCCGCGGTGGACCACCCCCGCTGGAGCCAGGCCCGCGAGCGGCGCCTGGGCGAGTACTTCAAGCGAAAGACCCTCCCCTTCAACGGCTACGCCGACCAGGTGGCCGGACTCTACGCGGGGATGGACCTGGCGAGGGACTACTGA
- a CDS encoding ADP-ribosylglycohydrolase family protein — protein MAQALLMTRPTLDQVTGSLLGLAVGDAVGAVVEAHPPDDARRYAETILRPGRLPERGREAFPFGQVTDDTQLARELLLSVGVDGTFDPARFATRLLNLVASGRFVGGGPAAHAAARQLALGVPWHDAGVPAPYAGNGAAMRAAPLGLLYGHDRRLLARVVADQARITHQDPRAAAGALAVATAAALASLRERVVPVEFLVEISRAVEPIDAGTATVVWDMATWAHLPPDQAAGMLQEHEPEARDGWHGISSFVTSSVCWSLYAFLQAPDDYWEAVCIAIQVGGDTDTLGAMTGAIAGGRLGSAAIPARYRERLTDHGAWGAGELAALADRVAGYVTRPGT, from the coding sequence ATGGCTCAGGCACTCCTCATGACCCGACCCACCCTCGACCAGGTGACCGGCTCCCTGCTCGGCCTCGCCGTGGGCGACGCCGTGGGCGCCGTGGTCGAGGCGCACCCCCCGGACGATGCCCGTCGCTACGCGGAGACCATCCTGCGTCCGGGCCGGCTGCCGGAGCGCGGGCGCGAGGCGTTTCCCTTCGGGCAGGTGACCGACGACACCCAGCTGGCCCGGGAACTCCTGCTCAGCGTGGGAGTGGATGGCACGTTCGATCCGGCCCGCTTCGCCACCCGGCTGCTCAACCTCGTGGCCTCGGGGCGGTTCGTCGGCGGTGGCCCCGCCGCGCATGCTGCCGCGCGGCAGCTGGCCCTGGGCGTCCCCTGGCACGACGCGGGGGTCCCCGCACCGTATGCCGGGAACGGGGCGGCCATGCGCGCCGCGCCGCTGGGCCTCCTGTATGGGCACGACCGCCGCCTGCTGGCCCGGGTGGTCGCCGACCAGGCCCGCATCACCCACCAGGATCCCCGGGCGGCCGCGGGCGCGCTCGCCGTCGCCACGGCGGCGGCGCTCGCCTCCCTGCGTGAGCGGGTCGTCCCGGTGGAGTTCCTGGTCGAGATCAGCCGCGCCGTGGAGCCGATCGACGCCGGGACCGCCACCGTGGTATGGGACATGGCCACCTGGGCGCACCTTCCGCCGGACCAGGCGGCAGGGATGCTCCAGGAGCACGAACCGGAGGCCCGGGATGGCTGGCACGGGATCTCCTCGTTCGTGACCAGCAGCGTCTGCTGGAGCCTCTACGCGTTTCTCCAGGCCCCGGACGACTACTGGGAAGCGGTCTGCATCGCCATCCAGGTGGGCGGCGACACCGATACCCTTGGCGCGATGACTGGCGCGATCGCGGGTGGCCGGCTCGGGAGTGCTGCAATTCCGGCACGCTATCGCGAACGACTGACCGACCATGGCGCCTGGGGCGCCGGGGAGCTCGCGGCCCTCGCCGATCGCGTGGCCGGATACGTAACTCGGCCGGGTACCTGA